The window GAGTGGATGAGCCGTGCACAGTGTCTGACAGTGTTCAGGAGAGGCAGCAGGCAGTACCACAATGTCATGTCCTGGGATGTCAGTCCTTGGAAAGAGTTTGCCCTGACATGCTGTATATAACAAGCAGTACAATGAGAAAGCAATTATAACATAGTGCAAGATGCTGCTACAACTTTTGCAAGTAAGTTGCCTGTTTCAAAGTATTCAGATGTTTGAATCCTGTGTGAGAATCCAGATATATCCCCAGGCTTTGCCTTTACCAGGGCAATCGTTGGTACTGTCCAGGTGGTTTTCAGCCAGCACTTATAGCTAAACACAGATGGagaaataacattacatgatgCCATCAACTGACTCAGCATTCTCACTGGCTGAATTAAACCTCAGTGTGTAAGTACAAATGAATGGTGAGATCAAGGTTGCCAGTTTGATTCCTAGCAGAAGAGGCCAAAATGCTGAACTGAAGCCTCTTAGTTGCCAGCAGTATTGGTGAGGCTCAGTGGTGTACGATGCTGCAGAAAGGCATTTAAGCTGTGTGTTACTTTAAACccctgtctctgtttctgcctgAAATAATTCCGCTAAAAAACACACCTTGCCCACTGAGGCTTAACTCTCTTTAAAAGCATGTATCATGAAATCTCTACCTGGTCTTAATAAAAGCAAAGAACTGACAACCAGGGTCATGTGTGCAGGCTCTTTGACATTCCTGATAGTCGGCTGTGAACAATGTTCGGTAGTCTGCAAATGGGAAGTCCACCTTGTCGTACACATGGGGCAGACAAGGTCCTGGCAGACAGATGgcaacaaacagacagaaagagataaggagagTTTCACAACAAAACAGTAATTAACTGGTGACtggtttaatactggtttaaTGTTAAATGGTTGTATGCCTACTTGGGTCTGGGTGACAGGTTTTGAGAGAAAAGCCAGAGGTGATACCCTGCTGTGAAATCCGAACTTTGGGCTGTTTCAAGGGAGTGGACTTGAGGTAGCATTTGTAGTACCTGGTGGAGAGAGAGGCTGTGATATTAGCAACTGacaaatacagtaaatgcaAATAGGAAAAGGCTCCAAGGTAGCTGTGGTAAGACAAGTTGTGACTAATCAAATTAAGTTCATATAAATGGCAGAAAAAGCCTGAGCATGTCAGTATGATTGCATATCTGGAGGCACCAGTGGAGCCACTGAACCCCAACTGATCCAGTGAATTGTTCTGATAAACTTGCTGATCTGTGATCCATTATTGAATTTGATACAGATGTTCTCATTTTGCCCAAATTAGGAGTGCAGCATTTTGCTCATAGAGATTGTCACGCTGAAACACAAAATAGAGCCAAAGTACTATACTATAAAAGGTTTTACTATGATTTTGTGGTTCAACTTTGACATGTTTCAATTTATATCTTAACTTTAGTCTTTAAAGTTTTTACTTCAGTGTCTCTTGCTTGTTTTATACCTTCTATCTGTGGTCGAGTCCGGTTGAACGAAGGAAAAGAAATGACAATAGGGGTGTTGGGTGCACAGCAGTTGACAATGCTCAGCATCAGGTGAGTGGAGAACTGTTATGTCATTTCCTGGGAAATTAGTGTCCTTTAGAAGGTCTGATCTACATGCTGAGGAAATACATACAGTTACATGtagatataaacacacacagattgcaTCCAATGAGTAAGTGATAAGTATGTAAAACAGTATATGTATTACCTTGAGTAAAAGAGAGACCACAGTGGTAGATCAGACCCACCAAGATGAAAAGTGTTCCCATCTTCTCAATTTTGAAGCTACTTGAGATTCTTCAAACAGCTGCAATGGAAGAGATGTTTCTGCATCTGTTGCATCTCACTCATTTATACTTTTGCTCAATTTGCATGACTGGTTGTTGACACATTCAGCGATTGGTTGGCACTTCGCAGTATGCAGATGCACAGCTGAATTGAAGTGTAAATAGCAAAAGCACACGGTGCTGAAAATTCAACAAACTTAATGTCCATCTTAGGGTGAGTTAAATTAGCAAAACACCAGTGCTTCTGTCAGCTGATGTCTGACACATTGGTTCTTTGTGATGAATAAACAAAGACAAGGCAAACATTTGCtttatattttaccatttttgAACACCTATTCATTTGTACTGGATAGCAAGGTGTTACTGAAAAAACAACTTTGGATAAATAAAGATGTCTTATCTCATCTATAGGTTACAAAAGGTTGAGAAATCAAGAACAAAATCAATCAGAAAATACAGATGGAGTCCAAGGAAGTCAAATAATCatgcttttattattatgttgtgaATTTAGTCAGTTAGCCAGTCAGCCAGCATAGATACACATAGATGCCATATTGAGCTTTATTAGTCATTGTATCGATGCATCAATATGGTCACCATACCTGTCCAGTCTAGTTGCCCCTCTGAATGCAGTATATTGCATTCAGAGGGGTATATTGTGGGAAAAGGTCTGTCCGATCTGGTATAGCTACCATTAGTCACTGAatagtcaatcaatcaatttttcaGCAGTCTGGGTTGccacaaaatatgaaatatttatgtTATACAGAATacttttttcaaaaatgatGGATTTCAAACCAAAATACAActaattttagtcattttagtttttatatgttttttaaggagtcaaatacacacactattGGCACTATTTACATAACATACAAAATGACCTAATAAATTGTGTGTTATAAATACAGAATTTGGTGAGACCAGGCTGGGTTTTAGGGTAAAGTATTGTGGTGCAATTTCTTAAGTAGCTGACCAGACACAAGTGCAACAAGAAAGAACACAAGactttttcttgtgtttttgtttttgtcgtttttttaaatatatataattattaaagtaagataCAACTGGAAGTAGGCAAGTGCATAAGAAACACTAAAAGCAGCAAGAAAGAGGCGCAACAATCAACAATGTGCTAAAAAAGTGTTGAGGTGTTCACGGAAGAGTTGAGATGTTACTTGGAGGCTCCAAAGGAGTCAGCAGACCATGTGGAGTTGGGTATCTCATTCCAACACTGCAGAACTACAAACAAGATCTGAATCATTTTTTGTTTACCAGAGCAGAAAGAAGGGGAAATCCAGCCTGATGAGGAACAATTGCCATTCTAGGCTCCATAAAATTATTTCCTCACTTACTGTTTACCCTTTTCATCACC is drawn from Scomber japonicus isolate fScoJap1 chromosome 15, fScoJap1.pri, whole genome shotgun sequence and contains these coding sequences:
- the LOC128374233 gene encoding coagulation factor XI-like, with the protein product MGTLFILVGLIYHCGLSFTQACRSDLLKDTNFPGNDITVLHSPDAEHCQLLCTQHPYCHFFSFVQPDSTTDRRYYKCYLKSTPLKQPKVRISQQGITSGFSLKTCHPDPRPCLPHVYDKVDFPFADYRTLFTADYQECQRACTHDPGCQFFAFIKTSYKCWLKTTWTVPTIALVKAKPGDISGFSHRIQTSEYFETACQGKLFPRTDIPGHDIVVLPAASPEHCQTLCTAHPLCTYFSYVSHQFRCYLKKNEAVMARRPHGDITSGLPARFCQLDNSWIKKTYAGVDFQGSDLRSLLVNDVETCQRTCTADPNCQFYTFSTNSSPLRRRCYLKRSITMPAPPRINKNDNNVSGFSLRNCQYKIA